One genomic region from Salinicola endophyticus encodes:
- a CDS encoding zinc-dependent alcohol dehydrogenase family protein produces the protein MKAVVFESFQTPPSIQTVPDPSPEPHGVVVRVEASGLCRSDWHAWMGHDSDIVLPHVPGHELAGTIVAVGKEVTRWQPGARVTVPFVSGCGACHECRSGHQQVCHNQVQPGFTQWGSYAEYTSLQQADLNLVALPESMDFATAAGLGCRFATAFRAVVDQGRVSGGQWVSVYGCGGVGLSAIMIASALGAQVVAVDIDDAKLHLARELGATATLNATQCADVVAAVRELSQGGAHVSLDALGSRLTCQNSILSLRTRGKHVQVGLMAGDQQSPPLPMHRVIAEELEILGSHGMQAHRYGAMLDMVRHGRLDPARLVGRRIGLAEAPAALMAMDSFQGVGATVITDFACAT, from the coding sequence ATGAAAGCCGTGGTCTTCGAAAGCTTCCAGACACCTCCCAGTATCCAGACCGTGCCCGACCCCTCACCCGAGCCTCATGGTGTCGTGGTGCGGGTAGAGGCATCGGGGCTGTGCCGCAGCGACTGGCACGCCTGGATGGGGCACGACAGCGACATCGTGCTGCCCCACGTGCCCGGGCACGAGCTGGCCGGCACCATCGTCGCGGTGGGCAAGGAGGTGACCCGCTGGCAGCCGGGCGCGCGGGTCACCGTGCCCTTCGTCAGCGGCTGCGGCGCCTGCCACGAGTGCCGCAGCGGCCACCAGCAGGTGTGCCACAACCAGGTGCAGCCCGGTTTCACCCAGTGGGGTTCCTACGCCGAGTACACCAGTCTGCAGCAGGCCGATCTCAACCTGGTCGCACTACCCGAGAGCATGGACTTCGCCACCGCCGCGGGCCTCGGCTGCCGTTTCGCCACCGCTTTCCGGGCGGTGGTCGATCAGGGCCGGGTCAGCGGCGGGCAGTGGGTCAGCGTCTACGGCTGCGGCGGGGTCGGGCTGTCGGCGATCATGATCGCCAGCGCCCTGGGCGCCCAGGTGGTGGCGGTGGATATCGACGACGCCAAGCTGCACCTGGCGCGGGAACTCGGTGCCACGGCGACGCTGAATGCCACGCAGTGTGCGGATGTCGTCGCAGCGGTCCGCGAGCTGAGTCAGGGTGGCGCCCATGTCTCGCTGGACGCGCTGGGCAGCCGGCTCACCTGCCAGAACTCGATCCTGAGTCTGCGCACCCGCGGCAAGCACGTACAGGTGGGGCTGATGGCAGGGGACCAGCAGTCGCCGCCGCTGCCCATGCACCGGGTGATCGCCGAGGAGCTGGAGATTCTGGGCAGCCACGGCATGCAGGCGCACCGCTACGGCGCCATGCTCGACATGGTGCGCCACGGCCGGCTCGACCCGGCGCGGCTGGTCGG